The DNA window TTGTAGATGGGATgaagaaggcaaattttggggtatgacaccttcaACCACGGCCCTAGcatctttcagagaagccattgtaggaggaatTCTGGTGACTTTAGGGGCAGTATAGGCAGGTTTAGCCTCAGGAGCCACCTGAGGGACCAATTCAAACGCCTGTCGGGGAGATTCGAAGGCTTCTCCAgtaaactcaacatacttggtctcatctataaaGCTTACCACATATTCTTATTCACCATAGATAGTAACAATCTTGCCTTTCGCTTGGTATTTCAGTTTTTGATGCAGAGTCGAAGTCAcaacatttgccccatgtatccaagggcgtccaagtagacaggaataagcgggatgaatgtccatcacatagaacacagtgttAAAAGTATGAGAACCTACTCTAATTGGGAGCTCCACTTCACCATATACTGTACTCATTGAACCATCGAAGGCTTTCACCATTACATTACTGGATTTCAGCATGATTCCCTCTTGGTTGAGTTTGTCCAATACCATCTTAGGTAGCACATTCAAAGATGAACCATTGTCAACTAATACGTGGGCCAGGgtggtgcccccacattcaatggaaatgtgcagtgccttgttatgattctttccactaggactcAAATCAGCATCGAAAAACCCCAGGTAATTGTCTGTCGTCAtatttgcaatacaattctctagttgagtgatagaaatctcttgtggcacatgagcagcctctagaaacttcatcatagctttggcgtgagTCTTAGAGCAACTCAGGAGTGACAACATGGAGATCTTGGAAGGGGTATGCCCCCtctgttcaacaatgtcataatcactcttgcggatgatcttcaaGAACTCATAGGATTCTACAGGAGATGGATTTTCAGTAACCGTCTCAACTGGGGTCTGGACGGGTTCATGCAACGGCCCTTTACCTCGGGTATCAACATTTTGATTGGGAACAGGGGTACCAGCAGGTGCAGCAGTGTTTGGAGAGATTTTTGGAGAAAACAttcttccacttcttgttactttaCTAGTTCCGGCAATTTTACCCACATCAGGATTAGCGTCTTCAACAACCTTGTCGACTACAAGCTCTTGTTTCACTCCCTGAATATAGACCTCGACACCATAGTTCCAAGGGATAGCCTTGTCATAAGAATATGGAATTGGACCAGGCTTAGTAATAATCACAGGAGctacacggggttcagcagaaaccTTGAATGGAGCCTTAGTTGGGATCTTCAACGGAGCTTTGGAAATTACTGACACGTCTTCAATCTTCAAgccacgggagaaaccttcgcacaaattctctatagaaggaatcttttcaaacctgatagtaccacgatccatccagccttgaattcctcttttcaggTTCTCAGAACCATTGGGTTGGGATGCACAATAATAACAACCTGGGTCTCATCCCAGAAATAAACCGGCTTGCAGCAACTTTCTCTTGATATCTgggagaggagttgacagatctctcacatcatagacatggactGCATCCATGATTGCATTAACGGTTTTGTCATGTTTTGGCATAGgggcagtgatgacattaggagtctctggagcgtcgaactcgatttcaccagcttctatcatgtcttggactttgtttctcagGGCCCAACAATTGTCTGCATGGTGCCCAGGAGCATTGGAGTGATAAGCACATGTGGCTTTAGGATTATAAGTTGGATTCGTAGTGTTGACAATCTTCGGAGGATCCTTCGTGGTGATCAAACTAGCCTTCAATAGATGTTGCAGgacttgagacaaaggcatgttaATCGGGGTAAACTGTCTTCTAGGTTTGTCTGTTCTGCGCTGATACCCTTGTCTGGGAGCCTGTTGAGGTGTTGGTGTAGAGATTAGAACGGCTCTaacagactgattctgatcattcttattacggcccctctgactatgaacaacattagactcatttcttccatgGTATGGCTTATTTGCAGTACCAGAAGTGGCGCCTacctgaatcttcccacttcgaataccgcTCTCAatacgttctccagtcaatatgagatcagtgaaaccagatgaggaactacccagtaagtgactatagaatgggccagtcagcgtacccatgaacatgtcaaccaactccctatcagtcaaactaggttgaactcttccagctagatctctccatttttgagcatactccttgaaactctcTTTCGGACTCATATCCATGCtttgcaattgagtacgagtaggtgcgagatcagcattgtattggtattgtttatagaaagcaacagccaagtcttcccatgtatggaTGTTGGCGCCAtcgagttgatagtaccattcgagttgggttccagataagctttcttggaaaaagtggatccacatCATTTTGTCAgaagtgtgaggctgaatctttctcACATAGGATTTCAGATGCATATTGAGACAAGAGACTCCGTCATACTTAGCGAGGTCGGggtcttgaactttggagggataacgactCCAGAGATGAGCCCTAattcctcaaaatccagcccaggtaccttctggatCTCCATAGCCTTTATACGTTCTTCCAATTGCTTGTACCTCTCTTCAGGATATTCCTCCTCATAATAGTAGtctccttcttcatcatcttgcTTAGCAGAAGCGGCGTTACTCTTTGCATCAGTCTTGatgctagcatcatcatcttcttcttcatcgtcTTTGGGAATTTATGCTTCTTtgacctttttgagagggcccttGAATCTTCTTTTCATGTTGAGGATGCTTACTAGTTTcctggtcttcttttccttcttagtcagaagggatttcagctcatcttgccctttggacaagttcaggatcaaagcttggaactcagcattttgagcctggagattcttgacagattgttcgagatccatttccttactgaaataaacagcggataGATGAGATACCTGTTTGTAAAAAACCTGTGATGTAATGCTATGAATGGTATgtgtatgcatatgcaatgtttccaAGGAATTAAAGGATTTTTAacacatattgaaaataaaagcaaaaatattaattctcttataaaaatataatgttaTGAAGTTAGTAGTTACATCTGAAAGTactgaaaatataaaatataacataaaaataatagaaatcagTCTTCGAGTCGGCGCTTTCTCTTTAAACTTCTGATCTCTTCTTTGTGCATTTTAATCATCTCGTTTCTTTCTTGGACGAGTCTATCAATCTCTAGTtcccatgattgtatctgatTTGGAGAGACGAAATTTTCAATCTTCCATTTTcgggagaaatagtcaagcataccaTCTTGCTCTTTAGCATCAGCCACTAACACTGCTTTTTCAGCCTCAACCTTACGTAAGCGCTTTTCAAGATCAGCCTTTTCTCTTCTTTAAGAAGCAATAGTAGCAGCAAGGTCTTCATTTGGAGCGGGAACATAAGGCTCCAAAACCAAAGGAATGACCAGATGGGTAACCCTTGGTACAACAGGGATATCAAATGGATATGGCAAACCATACTCAACAACTCGATCATAAATCCACCTAAAATAAAGATCTGAAGGGATGTAGTTCCTTAGTCCCAATGCTCGCGTATCTACCTTCTTTACCGTGGACCAAGCTCTaataaacaacttcttcttcccagtTGTATCTGAATCATAATCAAAGTTTTCCGCGCTAAGGTATATGGAACGTTGTTTGTCTTTCAAAGCGAAACCAAACTGGTCGAGCTAATatgggattataagttattcctccTCGGGTACCAACAAGAGGTACATTTGGgaaatctccacaactatcaaacaaatgggttccttcaaactctttttggtTCCAAACGATATAATCGTACGAAAGCCTCTTGATTCTTTGAACCCAAGTCCCACCTTCTTCGTTCTTTATTACGAAAcggggtaagtgagaaataaaccacttatgtagAAGAGGTGCACATCCGAGAACGCAACCTTTTCCTTTAGATGATCGATGATGGATGGAATGCAACAAGTCACCCAATAAGGTAGGAACGGGATTATTGCTGATGAAGATCTTAATGGTAATCACATCCACAATTTTGTCGTAACGAGGGAATAAGACTTGCCCATAGATCAGGAAAGCGAGGACTTTTTCAAGAGCATCCATACTCACAACATTAATCAAGATTTCAGCTTGACCATACAAGAAGTCAATAGGCAAACCAGTGTATTCTCCTTTATTCACCCAAGCCTTTCTAATTTCTGATCGAGGCaaatgcaatgcagcagcaacatCTTCCAACTTAGGAATCTCTTCTTCGCCAGTGTAGGGCATCTGATCAAGTACCGGTAATCCTAGTATGGAGGAAAATTCCTCTAATGTGGGAACCAACTAAAAGTCCCTATAAGTAAAACAATGAAGGAGAGGATCATAAAACCGGATCATCGTGTTAAGGAGCGTTTCATCCACACGAACCAGGCTAATTAATATGTCAAGAGACTCGGAAAGCACAAAAGCACCAGAAACATTATCACAAAGAATCTTCAGAGATGTAGGCACTCCCTTGAAGCTGAGGTAGAAAGGCTTACGAACTTTGatttccatgacctacaaaacaaattatggttaacaatcTTTTAACTCCTTGGAATGAGTTAGCcatgatatgtatgaatgattcatGGATGCATGAGTCACAAACACAGATAAGTCCACgcaaatcacacaatttccttaggtttggcttgcatggagtttgaccaGGTGGgatacccttcccaaaggtacatctatggataaagagatttcagcaacgggttctactagtgacccagaattgtcagccccttctaaagcaccctcgaacatggtacatgcataccacgcaatgatactttaggaagaaacctatctgagctgtagtatcgggtcgcgaccattacttggcatgcaccaagaatagccctcccactacgttcctaaaagttaatataggttaaaggtgactaaaggtccttgagctccgacgcacccaaagatacatgcgtaaacctctctcatgcaaaagaggtacacaataactagtggaggcctaactcaagtgcgaacttcatattgaccaatcccaagcatgcacaagggaggtctccatgactatgccgctcctatcttaagtgtacttgaatccaggtgtaggattcgtccttcatttttcccaaaacagccctgaaaaataaagcaagcaaagcaaacaatagaaaacatttaagtgatcctaaacttttaaggtaacccctcttttattcgaaatatccccagcagagtcgccagttctgtaatacggtgggagaactggctttttgaaatgttgcggattgcaagagtcgccatcgacttttattttatccaatttatagaaaggctaaaagaacagaaaaaaccttttaaatgaaatcttgagttcggggggtaatttatacaaaggaaaggtgtaaggcaccctttgcatccatggttttccatgggctcttaattgctttgctcttttgtaaccaaaagtttagaaatgtatagaagaagaaataaggactttagctcgtaaatgagcgtagcctttttgaaggtttttgagaaagtgtaagaaaaagattttaaaccagagcaagcaattaggagctaattaccttaacattataaaaattcttttagcctttcagggctatccataccataagaagggcaggaagtccttttatttggaggttaaagggtcatcgagagttcgttcgccataagactgtcccttgccatagatagggaaggtagtctaagggaaggaaaaGAATAGTCATCATTAGGCAaccaagaggacacctcagcaataatcgaaagggactatcacatcatcgtaggcaacttcgagggacgagatcatataaccgaaccgaaggcagcatcattgggacttatgatctttttgtgatctgaatgaactgagggcaacatttgctgaggtgtccccgtatccgagggacttgactattatgcactataaaggcaacaaggcaacaggcaacaggcaacagagggggttaccataaaaggtgtgtaggtgcacaatcacgtgattcaattcagataatattatcttataaattagttATTCAAAATTCACTtcgaggttgcactccctaaaattactaaccacgcagtcataataacaatttaagtgccttcaaggccaaacaatacaaccaggagcagttacaaaataagCCA is part of the Vicia villosa cultivar HV-30 ecotype Madison, WI linkage group LG2, Vvil1.0, whole genome shotgun sequence genome and encodes:
- the LOC131648980 gene encoding uncharacterized protein LOC131648980, which gives rise to MPYTGEEEIPKLEDVAAALHLPRSEIRKAWVNKGEYTGLPIDFLYGQAEILINVVSMDALEKVLAFLIYGQVLFPRYDKIVDVITIKIFISNNPVPTLLGDLLHSIHHRSSKGKGCVLGCAPLLHKWFISHLPRFVIKNEEGGTWVQRIKRLSYDYIVWNQKEFEGTHLFDSCGDFPNVPLVDTTGKKKLFIRAWSTVKKVDTRALGLRNYIPSDLYFRWIYDRVVEYGLPYPFDIPVVPRVTHLVIPLVLEPYVPAPNEDLAATIAS